A window from Priestia filamentosa encodes these proteins:
- a CDS encoding STAS domain-containing protein — MHKNNSLYHFLLERARLLTEQWYEALDKDDSSGVYASDDPKGVEMVKKQNYEFHVRFCRVFDESCSEEEFLSSFDEWICKTSGEQEHQRTPNHLILREFFNIQEQYLDYVKEFVEESPETYSPETINRWKHKIIDNFTYVMLAFAEQSYKYTEERLAAQKEMIYELSSPVISLSEDLALLPLVGDIDTDRAQKVMENTLQQCSSQQVKHLLIDLSGVLIIDTMVAHQLFQLIKALKLIGVTCTLSGIRPEIAQTAIQIGIDFDDLSVVSSIHQALAQRHLLQ, encoded by the coding sequence TATCACTTTTTACTAGAAAGAGCACGCTTATTAACAGAACAGTGGTATGAAGCTTTAGATAAAGATGATTCCTCTGGCGTATATGCGTCGGATGATCCTAAAGGTGTTGAAATGGTAAAGAAACAAAATTATGAATTTCATGTACGTTTTTGTAGAGTATTTGATGAATCTTGTTCTGAAGAGGAGTTCTTATCCTCTTTTGATGAATGGATTTGTAAAACTTCTGGGGAACAAGAACATCAACGTACACCCAATCACTTGATATTACGAGAGTTCTTTAATATTCAAGAACAGTATCTAGATTACGTGAAAGAATTCGTAGAGGAGAGTCCCGAGACCTATTCTCCAGAAACGATTAACAGATGGAAACATAAGATTATTGATAACTTCACTTATGTGATGCTAGCTTTCGCAGAACAAAGCTATAAGTATACGGAAGAACGTTTAGCTGCTCAAAAAGAGATGATCTATGAATTAAGCTCTCCGGTTATTTCCCTTAGTGAAGACCTTGCTCTTCTTCCTCTTGTGGGAGATATTGATACCGATCGAGCCCAGAAGGTAATGGAAAATACGTTACAACAATGTTCTAGTCAACAAGTAAAGCACCTACTGATTGACCTATCTGGTGTACTGATTATCGATACGATGGTGGCCCATCAACTCTTCCAATTAATCAAAGCTTTAAAATTAATTGGTGTAACCTGTACACTTTCAGGCATTCGACCTGAAATCGCTCAAACGGCTATCCAAATCGGAATTGATTTTGATGACTTATCCGTCGTTTCCAGTATTCATCAAGCTTTAGCTCAACGCCATTTACTTCAGTAA